In Pueribacillus theae, the genomic window CATCCAGCCCTTTGGCAGAAATGTATTTTCCATCATCCAAGTTGGAATCAAGCAGGCTCTTCGTATTTAAATGAAGATATTCCATGGCGAAATGAATACCCTGTAGCCCACGGCCTGGAATCGTTAAGTCACGCGGAAGAGTTGCGCCGATACATAGCACAACGGCATCATATTCAGATCGCAAATGCTCAATGGCATCATGCTTGCCTACTTCCACTCCGGTAATAAAGCGTACGCCTTCTTCAGCTAGTAACTTCACACGTCGATCAACGATATGTTGTTCAATCTTCATTTTTGGAATGCCATAGGTCAGTAATCCCCCGATTCGGTCCGATCTTTCGTAAACAGTCACATCGTGTCCTTTTTGGTTTAGCTCTGCAGCACAGGCTAATCCCGCAGGCCCGGAACCGATGACGGCCACTTTTTTGCCCGTGTGATAGGCAGGTGGTGAGGGGTGAGCCCAACCTTCTTCGAATGCTCTATCAATAATCGCCCTCTCAATGTTTTTAATCGTTACCGGCGACTCATATAGCGATGCCACACAGCCTCCCTCACAAGGGGCTGGACAAGCACGTCCCGTAAATTCGGGAAATGGATTGGTCATTTTTAAACGTTCGTATGCTTCTTTCCAATTTCCCTTGTAAATAAGATCGTTCCACTCTGGAATCAGATTGTACACTGGACAACCTGTTGTCATGCCTGAGAGTGTACTGCCATTTTGGCAGAAGGGGACTGCACAATCCATGCAGCGTGATGCTTGCTCCCGTAATATTTCTTCATTCGGCAGATAGGCTACCTCCCGCCAGTCTTTAAGCCGCTCCGCAGGATTACGATAACGGAGAGGGCTTCTTTTATATTCCATAAACCCAGTAACTTTTCCCATTTTCTTCACCCCGATCCCAAATATCAGCTGCTAAAAAGCAGAGGCTTGAAATGATTGGTTGATTGCAACAATCTTTTGTATTCTTTAGGAATAACACGCACGAATTGTGCAATGGCGCCCTGTTCCCATTGTTCAAGCAAACGCTCGGCAACCTTGCTTCCTGTATATTGCAGATGTTGTTCTATCAGCATTTTTACATAATTCTTTTCAGCTTCATCTTGTTCTTGTAATGCTTCTATAAGAACAAGCTCATGGTTGCATCGATCCCGCAAGCTTCCACTAGGCGTTTCTAAAATATAAGCTATACCTCCGGACATCCCGGCAGCGAAATTTTTGCCGACTTCACCAAGGATAATAGCTGTTCCTCCTGTCATATACTCGCAACCGTGATCACCGATTCCTTCCACAACTACTGTTGCGCCGCTATTTCTGACACAGAACCGTTCCCCCGCTTTACCGCGGATGAATGCTTCACCTGACGTCGCCCCATAGAAAGCCGCATTGCCAATAATTGTATTGCTTTCCGCAGCGTATTTGGCCCGGGCAGCAGGATAGATCGCGATTTTTCCTCCTGACAGCCCTTTGCCAACCGCATCATTGGCATCTCCTTCGAGCATTAACGTCATGCCATTCGGAATAAATGCCCCGAAGCTTTGCCCGGCTGAACCTTGGAAACGGATATTGATGGAATGGTGCGGTAACCCTTCTATACCGCAGTGTCTAGTAATCTCGCTCCCTAGCAGTGTTCCAACCGCGCGATCCATATTGCAAATTGGTAGATCACCATAAACCTGTTCTTGGTTTTCCCACGCCTTTCTTCCGATTTGCAGCAGCTCACGGTAATCTAAGGTTTGATCAAGTTCGTGGTCTTGTTCCTGTCCAAACACTCGCGGACCTTTCACCTGATGGAGGAGCGCGGCCATATCCAGCTTCTGTGTTTTCCAGTTGGCGTTATCTGAGACAGTGAGCATGTCAGTGCGCCCGATCATTTCATCCATGGTTCTAAATCCTAACTGTGCCATATATTCACGAATTTCCCTTGCAATAAAAAACATTAGATTGACAATATGTTCAGGCTTCCCCATCATTTTTTTGCGAAGCTCCGGATTTTGAGTCGCGATGCCTACCGGACACGTATCCAGATGACAAACCCTCATCATGACACATCCGAGTGTGACAAGCGGCAATGTGGAGAATCCGTATTCTTCTGCCCCTAATAAAGCGGCTATCACTACGTCACGGCCATTCATTAGTTTCCCGTCGGTTTCAAGCCTTACGCGATTTCTCAATCCGTTCAGCATCAAGGCCTGATGCGCCTCTGCTAGCCCTAACTCCCATGGCATGCCTGCATGTTTAATGCTTGTACGTGGTGCCGCCCCGGTTCCACCATCAAAGCCGCTAATCAGAATCACGTCAGCTTTGGCCTTGGCCACACCAGCAGCGATCGTTCCAACCCCGGCTTCGGCAACAAGCTTCACATTAATCCTCGCTTGTGGATTGGCGTTTTTCAGATCATAGATCAGCTGAGCCAGATCTTCGATGGAATAAATATCATGATGAGGCGGAGGGGAGATCAGCTCAATTCCGGGGGTCGAGCCTCTTGTTCTAGCCACAGACGGTGTAACTTTGTGCCCTGCCAATTGCCCGCCTTCACCTGGCTTAGCCCCCTGTGCCATCTTAATCTGAATTTCGTCAGAGTTAACCAGGTAATGACTTGTGACACCAAATCTTCCCGAAGCTATTTGCTTAATTGCGCTGCATTTCGAATCACCGTTCGGCATCGGGGTGAACCGCTCTGGATCTTCACCACCTTCTCCGGAATTGCTCTTTGCGCCAATGCGATTCATGGCAATGGCAATCGCTTCATGTGCTTCTTGGCTGATCGAGCCATATGACATCGCTCCGGTTTTAAACCGACGAACGATTGATTGTATAGACTCAACTTCCTCAATCGAAATCGGGGCATCTGAAGGATTCAATTTTAGTAAACCACGTAAGGTAATTTGTGTATCCATTTCATCCTGCAGCATTTGACTATATTTTTTATACAAGCCATAGTCGTTAGTACGACAAGCTTGCTGTAGCGTATGAATTGTTTCTGGCCGATAAAGGTGGGCTTCACCGTCATGGCGCCATTGTAAGTCTGAGCCACTGTCGAGTGATTCAGAGTTAGCTGTATAAGCCTTCATGTGTCTGGATAGAGATTCCCGAGCAATGTCTTCCAAGCTCAATCCGCCAATTTGTGAAGAGGTGCCCGGAAAAAATTGCTCGATTACTTCTGCACTAATCCCTACCGCTTCAAATATTTTTGAGCCGATGTAGCTTTGGAGCGTTGATATCCCCATCTTGGACATCACTTTCAGAATTCCCTTATTCACAGAAATCACATAGTTCCTGTAAAGCTCCTCAATTGATAGCTCTGTTCCTTCTTCCCTAACTAAAGCAGGCAATGAAGCATAGACGAGATAGGGATAGACAGCATTTGCCCCATATCCAAGTAATGCTGCAAAATGATGGACCTCCCGTGGCTCCCCGGACTCAACGATTAGGCTTACTTTGCTCCTGCGCCCGGTGCGAATCAGATGATGGTGGACAGCGGAAACCGCCAGCAACGATGGGATGGCAGCCACCTGCTGATGAACTCCCATATCACTCAAAATGAGAATATTACATCCTTGCTCAACTTCTTGATCAACCGTTTGCAACAAGGCATGTAGCACGTTTTCCATTTCACTTTCCATTCCCTGTTGTGGGTACACAATTGGAACAGTCGTCGTTTTCCAATCCGTTGAATTCAATAATCTTAACCGCTTCATCTCGAACTTTGACAAAATAGGGGACTGCAGTCGTATTTTTTTGTATTCTTTCGGCCTGGGCTCAAGCAAATTCCCCTCCGGACCAAGCAGCACTTCAACAGAGGTGACAAGTTCCTCACGAATAGCGTCAATTGGAGGATTGGTTACTTGAGCGAACTTTTGTTTGAAATAATTAAATAGTAGTTGTGGCCTGTCGGAAAGGACGGCCAACGGAGCATCATAGCCCATCGATCTAATCGGTTCATGGCCTTCAACTGCCATCGGTTTTAAGACTTTATTCCATTCTTCATATGTGAAGCCAAAAATCTGTTGCAGACGCCGCAACGGTTCTTGATTTTCCAGGCTAGCTTCTGTTTCTACATTCGCACATTGCTCTGGAACGTCTGTTTTAAGGTCTCTCAAGTTGGTGACATATTGTTGAACCCATTGTTGATAAGGCTTTGCGTTAATGATTTGCTTTTTGATTTCATTGTCTAACAGTAAAAGCCCTTCACGGATGTCAACGAGCAGCATCTGCCCCGGCCTCAGTGAATCTTTTCGTACAATTGTTTCTTCGGGCACATCGACAACTCCCACCTCAGAGGACAAATAGATGAAATCATCGTTTGTCACTACGAAACGAACAGGGCGAAGGCCATTACGGTCAAGACATGCTCCGACTTGGTGTCCGTCTGTATAGACCATTGCCGCTGGTCCATCCCAAGGCTCCATCAAGCTGCTATGATATTGATAGAACGCTCTCTTGTTCTTGTCCATCGTGTCAATATTGTGCCACGGTTCAGGAATCATCATCATCATGGCATGGGGCAGCGACCATCCGGACATCACTAGAAATTCTAATACATTGTCAAACATCGCTGAATCGCTGCCTTCGGGATCAATCACAGGACAGAGTTGATCCAACTCAGGCAATAATTTCGAATGAAAGGATCCTTCTCTTGCCAGCATCCAGTTAACATTGCCATTTATCGTATTGATTTCCCCGTTATGCAGGGAGAACCGATTCGGCTGCGCCCTTCTCCAAATCGGAAATGTATTGGTGCTGAAACGATTGTGGACCAAGGCCATAGCAGATTTATAGCCTTCGTGATTTAAGTCAGAATAGAATGCTTTAAGCTGTTCCGGTAGAAGAAGTCCTTTGTAGACAATCGTTCTAGAGGAAAGGCTGGGAACATAGAATGTTTCAGCTGTTTCTGTAGACAGATGTTGCTTGATCTCCCTTTCTATCCGTCTGCGTAATTGGTATAGTGTCCGCTCGAATTGATTCTCTTCTTCTGATGTGACGACAGAAGTGATAAATGCTTGGCGAATGCAGGGCCGAGTTTCTTTAAATTGGGTATTCAGCACGGAGTCATTTGTTGGAACCGTACGCCAGCCGAACAATTGTAACTTCTCCTCATTGATGGCAGAAACAATGATATCTTCACAAAGCTGGCGAACATGAGGTTCATTGGGAAGAAACAACATTCCAACACCATATTGTCCTGGCTGAGGAAGTTGTTTGCCACGGTGTTTCCACTCCTGCTTAAACAATTCATGAGGCAGTTCGGTCATTACACCGGCACCATCCCCTATTTTCTGATCCTCACTCCGACCACCTCTGTGATTCATACGCTCAAGCGCAGTTAAGGCGTCAGCCACGATGGTATGAGTCTTCTTGCCTTTTATGTTAACAAGCATGGCAATCCCACAAGCGTCATGCTCAAATTGAGGGTCGTACAACCCTTGTTTTTTAGGTGTCCGCATTTGTTGCATCAGTTCCCCTCCATTTCAAACAAAGATTCTGTTTAAATAGAGTAACACTCCAGTGACTTTTTTTATTTAGACCGATTGTATGAATGTTTGCACTTTTTTCGGTTTCAAAAAAAGAAAAAAGGATGCCCCAAAAGGTCAGAATCGACCAGGGTACCATCCTTTTTTCTTGATACGTTCAGAAATCTTGCATTTGGGATTTGCACTGAGTTGCCAGTATGGCAAGGATGCAAATTAGCGGACTTCTGAAGGATTTTTTCCTGTGTATTGTTTAAATTGTCTGCTAAAGAAATGTAAATCATTATAACCAAGGGCTTCAGCGGCTTCCGTCACAGTCATTCCAGCAAAATGAAGCAAATGCTCCGCTCGTTTAATTCTTGAATGGACAATATATGTTCGAACGGTCTGTCCAATAATTTCTTTAAACTTTTGAGAAAAATATTTAGGAGACAAGTTGGCGCGTGCAGCCAAACTTTCTACGGTATGCTGCTGTCCAGGGTGTTGTTGAACAAAATTAGCTATTTCTTCAATCGTTTCAATCAGATTAAAGCTAACATTAGCCGTTTTTACTTCTTTCTCTTGTTCCTCCCGCAATAAATGGATCATCAATTGCTTCAGGACAAGTTTAGCTTCAATCTCTGCTCCAAATGTATTAATAAGGAACAGGCGAACATAGCGGGTGAGCAACGATTCGAAGCTGATAAAATCCTTAACGATTCGATGTGGCTGTGGAATTAATTTAACGGATCCATTTACGTCAAAATGAATGTAAGTTAGCGTCAGTGGCTTCTGTGGGTTATGCGTGGCGGTTGTTTCATCTCCTGGCCTAAATAGAAAGCAGCTTTGGGGTTGTAGATTAAATTGTTTGCCGTTTAGTGTCAAGACTCCCTCCCCGCCCCACACATAAAATAAATCATAATCGGGCATAGGAAAATCACGCTTTCGCCATTGCCAGCCCGGTTCACAATGAATCGTAGCAAATCCCGGTTTCAATTCATATAGGTCAGGAGAAAGATGAAGCATGGCGGTACTCCTTTCTTGTATGTTAGTGATACGGCAGAACTTCAACCTCCAAGCAGCTGATAGTATTACCCGATACAACCGACGAAAAACCTTTGTCTTAGCTTATATTCTTTACATTCCATTAATTGCAAATGTGCAGTCTCTTGGCCTTTAATCCGTTCTGCCAATACGATAAGTCCGGCACAGGTTCCGAAAAGCGGCTTTTTTGCAACAGAGTTTCTGATGAGTTATTTTACCGAAAGCTTTAAAAATATACAACCTTTGAATCAGGCGGCTTCCATGAGTGGGGGTTTTTCTTCATCCCCACAAGAATTACAAAAGGACCTATCTACTAGCTTATGCACACATTAAGACATGAAGCCAGTAAAAAAACTTGTATTAAAGCAGTTTTTTACTGTATGATATAAAACACTAAAAGTGCTTTTAGGGAAAAAAAGATTTAATTTGCAGGTGCAAAATGAATCTAGTAATGGCCTGATAGATAGGCTTAAACATCATATACAAAGGGGATTAACAATGTCAAAGCCGGATGAACTAATCGTCGTTCTCGATTTTGGGGGACAATACAACCAATTGATAGCGAGGCGTATTCGCGATTTAGGCGTGTACAGTGAATTGCTGCCATTTAATACACCAGTTGAAAGAATCCGCGAATTAAAACCTCGCGGCATCGTGTTTTCAGGCGGCCCGGCATCTGTATACAGCGAAGATGCCCCTTATTTGGATCAAGACATATATGATTTAGGTCTGCCGATTTTGGGGATTTGCTATGGTATGCAGTTGATGTCTCATCAATTGCAGGGTAAAGTCGAGAAAGCCAGCAAGCGCGAGTATGGCAAGTCAGAAATTGAATTCATAAGTAGCGCAAAGCTTGTGAAAGACCTGGATCGTAAGCAAGTTGTGTGGATGAGCCACGGCGATTATGTTGCGGAGTTACCAGATGGGTTCGTTGTTGATGCAAGCACTGAGCACACGCCTGTCGCAGCGATGAGCAATCCTGAGAAAAACTTTTACGCTGTACAATTTCATCCGGAGGTTCGGCATACGGTTCACGGAAATGAAATGATTGGTAACTTTATTTATAACGTGTGTGGCTGTTCAGGAAATTGGAATATGGAGACGTTTATCGAAAATACGGTACGTAAAATTCGAGAGCAAATAGGCCGCCGTAAAGTTCTTTGCGCACTCAGTGGAGGCGTCGATTCATCCGTAGTGGCGACACTTGTTCACAAAGCAATAGGTGATCAACTTACTTGCATGTTTATCGATCACGGATTATTACGCAAGGACGAGTCTGAAAACGTTATGGAAACGTTCGTCGGCAAACTTGGAATGAAGGTTGTCAAAATCGATGCCCGCGACCGCTTTTTAAGCAAGCTGAAAGGCGTGCCCGACCCAGAGTTGAAGCGGAAAATTATCGGAAACGAATTTATCTACTGTTTCCAAGAAGAGTCCGCAAAACTCGGCCAATTCGATTTTTTGGCTCAAGGCACACTATATACAGATATTGTTGAGAGTGGCACAGCGACAACACAGACGATTAAGTCACATCATAATGTCGGCGGCTTGCCAAAAGATATCAACTTTGAGCTAGTTGAGCCGTTAAAGACATTATTTAAGGATGAGGTTCGCAAAGTCGGTGAAGAATGCGGTTTGCCCCCTGCCATCGTATGGAGGCAGCCTTTCCCGGGACCGGGACTAGCGATCCGCATTCTTGGCGAAGTATCGGAAGAGAAGCTCCATATCATAAGGGAGTCGGATGCGATATTGCGAGAAGAGATCGCATCCGCGGGACTTGAACGTGAAATTTGGCAATATTTCACCGTAATGCCGAACATAAAGAGTGTTGGCGTTATGGGCGATGAACGGACATACTCACATACTATCGCCATTCGCGCAGTGACGTCCATCGACGGCATGACAGCTGATTGGGCCCGTATGCCATGGGAAGTGTTGGAAAAAGTATCTGTGAGAATCGTCAATGAAGTGGAAAATGTTAACCGTATCGTATACGATATTACATCGAAACCGCCGGCGACGATTGAGTGGGAATAAAAGGCTAACTTGATTTGAAGAGAGAACGCCTATCTGACAGTGTTTAACCTAGCCTTAAATGTACAAATTGATTAAAAATAATATGGTTCCCTACCAAAAACCCTACCAAAAATAAAATTTGGTAGGGAATTTTGTTTAACATATTAGAAAGTATAAGTTTATCGGGGCTCCCCGCAAAGTCTGAGTAAGCATCGAAGCCAAGGCCTCACTTTGTGGGGATATTTTAATTGTTGAGTAAAAAAAGTCGTTTAATTCATAATAAAGTTGTTTAATGTGTAGTTGAAATAAAGTTGTACCGTTTATAAAAAAAAGGGGTACCGTTTTATCCTCAGTATAGGTTTCCTAAATTATGAATTATATGTTTCTCTGTTTATATTCACAATATCTTTATGTGAAATACCATCTGAAAACTGCTCCATTGCCTTATCCCGTAGGAATGGGGCTTTTTCTTTATCTGCCTTTTTCAATGCTTCCGTTAGTTCTTCTTTTGTCAGTTCTGTGCAGTATGCAGGAGTTCCTGGCTGTTGTCTCCAGGAATCAGTTAAAGAGCCACTATCCACTGCATCGAAGCCCAGCTCATTTACTAGGTTTATGATTATTTGCTTTTGCGATAGGTCATTACCTGCAATTGCCATGGCAATGCGACCACTAGTCCCTTCGGGGGTTCCTTTATTTTCTAAAGTATAAGCTAATAGATTGCTGAAGGCTTTAATAATAGGTCTACCTAATTGATTTGAAACCCAAACGCTTTCAACCATTCCGTTTTCAATTTCTTCAATTTTATTGTCTCTAAAAGGATAATAATTTGAAGTGTCTACAACGATTACTTCTTCTCCAGCTTTATCTACAATGTTGCGAATGCTTGGTATTACATGAAGAGGGATAGATATTATAAGAACATTAATATTAGTTATTACATCCTCTACACTCACAGGTATTCCAGCAATCTCTTTTCCTTCTAAACGCTCAATTTCTCGGGCATCCGCAATTTTAACATCATGTCCATTTTCAACTAATTTTTTGGAAATAGTTGTCCCTATTGGTCCTGCACCTATAACTCCAAATCTCATTATTGTTCCTCCTAAATATAATTTTGTTTAATTATGATTCAATATCAGCTATGAAATTTTCCAATAGTCTCAACAAGAAATTGTCTACCTTCTTTTTTTAAAAGCAAAAAGGTAATTGAGTGTTTTGATTATATATAATATAATGAACCCATTACTTTTATTTTTAAAGTAGGCAATAAAAAATGACATAGTACACTTTTTTGTACTTTATAGAAGAAAAGGGATGTAAGTATGGCTAGAATATGTAAGGATGGATTTGAAAAAGAGTTTATTAAGGAGCAAAGAGACGTTTATGGTATTGCGTATACCCAAAATATGCTTTCAGGACGCTGGAAGTATCTTATTCTTTGGTTTTTAAAAACAAAAGAACGTCGTTATAGCGAAATTAAAGCCTTTTTATGGGACATTTCACAAGGTTCTCTTACAAAACAGTTGAGAGAATTAGAAACAGATGGATTAATTAAACGAGAGGTTTTTCCTGAGGTACCTCCACGTGTTGAATATTCATTAACAACTAAAGGGTGTGAATTTATCCCAATACTTGATATGATTGAGAATTTCGGCAAAAAATTCGGAGAGAAACCTGAGTAAAATAAATAAAATGATATTTTTTTATTATTTGGGCCTATTTTGTGACGTGTTGTACTTAAATTAACGGGGACGTTTCTGAAACAACGGAAACGCACTTTTCTTCTTTCAGTAACTAGCTAATAGAAGTTCAATCTTATTCCATTATAACTGCCTTATCTACAGTATATCATGATGAAGTAGTATTTAACGTTTTTAACAAGAGTTTGGGAGTAGTAACTGGCGCCCTAAAAGCCTTGGTAACACAGGTTTTTAGGGCTTTTTAATTGCTCATGGCACACTTTGATATGACAAAACAGACGGCATAAGCTTTGAACGTAAGCGATCACGTGTGTCATCATCCATGCCCCAATAGGTGTTCCCACGCTCTTCACGGAGCTTGCGCATGGATAGGCTTGCCATGTAGCTTCCATAATGCTGTCCAACGATTTTCATAGCTTCTTTGCAAGAAACTATTAAAAACGCAGCGCACTTGCCACTGGGTACGAGCAGGTTCCATGCATTCAGCTCCCTTCGCAACTGCTAAGGCGAGTGTTGATTTCCCCTTTCATAACCCTCAACAAGCATTTTTCTAAAATGCCGAAAATAGGAGCAGTTTTTTTTGAAAAAAATCTTATTAGACAAAAAAGCCCAACTGAACATAAGCTAGCCGGGCATAAGATTTTATATATCATATTATGTAATTTGTGTAGGTAGGTTCATAGCTGTAACATCCCATAGAAGAACTTCAAGACCTTTTTTAATATGTAGCATAGTATCAAATCAGAAAAAAAGCAAATAAACACGACAGTATCCTCCTTCATACCGCCTTGTCCTAAAAAAGGGCGCACTTAATACACTCTCCGAAATCCTGATTTTTGAAAAGTAACGGCGGCCATATCAAACCGCCGTTACTTAATCTGTCACAGAATAGACAACTAAAACAACGGCTTTTAGATTGTTGATAAACGCTGCCTAAGATATTGAAGCGCCTCCTTAAATAGGTTGGCCATAAGGTCAACTTATTTCCAAATTTCCCCAATGTGGTAACCGAACGATAATAGATGTCCCTTGCCCTAACTTGCTTTTTACGTCAACCGTCCCCTGATGTGCGGTAACAATCTGCTTGACAATCGCCATGCCAAGTCCCGTCCCGCCTGTGGGAGTATCTGTCGAAGTCCCTCTATAATATCGATCAAATAGATGAGAAACGCTCTGCTCATCCATTCCTTTTCCATTGTCCGTTATCTGAACTTCTGCATAAGAATTACTTTTTATGCGCACTACAATTGATGTACCCGCTGGATTATGAACAACCGCATTTATCAACAGGTTTGAAAAGGCTCTTTTCAATAACCCCATATCACCCATTACATGAAGAGGTTCTTCCTCTCCAAGTATTTCAAAGCGGTTGTCCTTTTCAGAAGGCATATTTGCTGCTTCTGCAACCACTCTGCGAATTAGCTCCACCAACTCTATTTTTTGAGAGGAGAACTTGATGCCAATGGCCTGATCCATTCGAAAGGCAATTCCAAGGTCATTGATAAGTTCCTTCATATGAGCGGACTTATCTCGGATAAGTTGCAGAAATTCTCTCTTTTCGTCTACGCTCCATTTATGTTCATCCGACAAAAGCATGTCCGTATACCCGGAGATATAAGATAAAGGAGTCTTTAAGTCATGGGTGACACCTGCTGCCCATTCCTGCCCCAATTGCTCAAACTCCCTCCGTTTCCGCTCATTTTCTTGGAGAGTCACAGAAAGTGATTCAAGATTCGCATAAACTTCCCGGTAAAGGCGGGTGGAAAAAGAAGGAAAACGCTTTTTCTTGGCAAGAGTAAGAAACTCACCGCTTGATAACTTTTTGATTTTCACCAAAATATCAGCCATTGGCCACGCAACATAATATCCATAAAACAGGCAATACAGAAAGTAAACAGCAATAATTGCCCCGGTTGTAAGATTAACGATAAAGAGTTTTTCGGGCTGCTTGAGCACAACAATATAGAAAACCGCTGGCAGTGAAACGGCTAAGAACAGTAATATTTGATGTAGCATAAAATTTAAAGTAAAACGCACAATCAACTTACCGTTTGTAATGTTTATTTTCATATCGACTCTCCAGGCGGAACAAACTTGTAACCGATTCCCCTTAGATTGACAATGAGCGAAGGGTTTTTTACATCTTTCTCTATTTTTTTACGTAGACGCATGATGTGAATGGCGACCGTTTTTTCATCACCGATGCTGTCATATCCCCATACATGCTCGTATAACTGGCCTGCGGTAAATACCTGATTTGGATGGTCGGCTAAGAAAAGCAAAAGTTCAAATTCTTTAGCCGGACAAGGTACTTCTTTCCCGTCTACCCACAATTGCCCAGCCTTTTTGTCAATAACAACGGAGCCAAAATGATAAACCTCCGTTGTCTGCAAAGCATTTTGATATTGTTCCTGTCTTCGAAATTGAACATTGATACGGGCGGCAACCTCTAAGGGATTAAAGGGCTTTGTAATATAATCATCTCCTCCAATTCCAAGACCGGTCAACTTATCTAAATCTCCTGAACGGGCAGTAAGAAATAATATGGGAACAGAAGTATGCTTACGAATTTCCTGGCACAATTGAAATCCGTCCGTATCGGGTAGCATGACATCCAGTACGATTAAATCATACGAATTTCGGATGATTTTTTCCATTGCTTCCTGACCTGTGAAAGCGGAACCGATAGAAGTATACCCTTCTTTGCGAAGAATGGTTTCCAACATCTTTACAATGCCAGGTTCATCATCAACAATAAGTATTTTTTGTAGGCGCATCCTCCCTTTCTCCTTTCTTATTATGATAATTTCTACTAAACCTTACAGAATAAACATTATATAGACACATCACGCCTTTTGAAAACCGTCCAACTTATGAGTATCAGTGTGAAGATGTATACAAGCAATACGGAAATTGAAAAGCCCAACGTCATTTCAGGTCTGGCCGGAAGGTGAAAAATATACAAGCTGATGTCACTGTTGGCGAAGGGAAGGTATTTTAACCATTCCATTTTAGCCGTAGCTTCAATCATGGAATTGCCCGCTATCATAATAAACAGTGATATTCCAACCGCAAGGGCGCTATTGCGCAAAACTGTCGATATAGCAAAAGCAAGGGTTACATAGCCTATAACTGGGAAAATGCTCAAACCGTACATCTTTATTACCTGCATCATGACATTCTGCTGAACAATTTGCCCCTGTTGATTCAAGAATAAATCAGTAGTATGAGTACCACCCACTCCATAAAGCAAAGCGTTCGTCGCATATCCACATGCAACCAATAGCGCCAACATAACCACGGCGAACAGAGACACAGCGATATACTTTGAAAACAGGATTTTCGTGCGGCTGTGGGGGCGAATCAGTAAAAGCTTCATCGTTCCGGCCGTGTATTCTCCGGCGACCATGTCCGCTGCAATGACAATGGCAAAAACCATGACCATTTCCACCAAGCCAGAGAAAGTCAATAGAGCTGACCACGGATTATTGGAGGGAGCGGGTATGTTGTTTTCCAATCGATATTCTGCTATCTTCAACTTGTTTTCAGCATCGGCTCGCAACATAGGAGATAGTTCCGAGATTTTTAAGCGTTCTTCATACTGTTGAACAAATTGTGTCGTTTCAGTTCGCCAATCCTGCGAATCCGTATTGTTAATTTTGCCAAGGACAGACGCACCTATGACGATGGCAACCAACAGCAATAGCAGAAT contains:
- a CDS encoding ABC transporter permease, which translates into the protein MRGLVVNESMKIYNRKLTWILLLLLVAIVIGASVLGKINNTDSQDWRTETTQFVQQYEERLKISELSPMLRADAENKLKIAEYRLENNIPAPSNNPWSALLTFSGLVEMVMVFAIVIAADMVAGEYTAGTMKLLLIRPHSRTKILFSKYIAVSLFAVVMLALLVACGYATNALLYGVGGTHTTDLFLNQQGQIVQQNVMMQVIKMYGLSIFPVIGYVTLAFAISTVLRNSALAVGISLFIMIAGNSMIEATAKMEWLKYLPFANSDISLYIFHLPARPEMTLGFSISVLLVYIFTLILISWTVFKRRDVSI